One region of Brachyhypopomus gauderio isolate BG-103 chromosome 9, BGAUD_0.2, whole genome shotgun sequence genomic DNA includes:
- the zc3h14 gene encoding zinc finger CCCH domain-containing protein 14, translating to MEIGTEISKKIRAAIKGKLQELGAYVDEELPDYIMVMVANKKNAQQMTDDLSLFLGNNTIKFTVWLHGVLEKLRSAAVEPTSLRPKTLHSDTGTSTRDDRRGEESRALTVSSSRTDKLEGRVSSSAHEHHSRRGSSDRSSSRLTSAVKPLLEPASAEAVIDIKPDLDDDLITEDPTEPGMTAGHLRSLSSRSANERSLQAVGSSARGSGRGPDNYRSSNVPRAQERLSSSYGRGYREGSSKEMSRKRKAPVASSVVRVHRGHDRGQESDDLEDEDEEDEEDYGIPSRVSLPSKPERKPTLPPAKQANKTLILKAISEAQESISKTTAAYAIPQRQTVPVAPRTRSASDEMNRAAIRLVQEHLHALLPQETLHSHHNAQPRCLASRLQLERAEELSREQPPEPELPMFEATRMKALDTRSFIMRKPELEQSSPVRSRIELSAQEEAPPSVPRMVQAREKVEAAGCTSPKFIVTLDGVPSPLANLTDQEMTDPDDTSPNNTTSNLSAERNPKPAVHLNLNSTLSHNDGEMEELDDMDIEEEPVQVKRQKVLERCKFWPACKSGDECAYHHPKAQCKTFPSCAFGDKCLFIHPNCKYDAKCSKPDCPYTHVSRRALRQPARPVPAVPSSVCRFFPDCKKVDCTFYHPKLCRFSAHCKRAGCTFYHPAASVPPRHALKWTKTQKS from the exons ATGGAAATCGGGACGGAGATCAGCAAGAAAATACGg gCTGCTATCAAAGGAAAACTGCAGGAACTGGGCGCGTATGTCG ATGAGGAGCTTCCAGACTACATCATGGTGATGGTGGCAAATAAGAAGAATGCACAGCAGATGACGGATGACCTGTCCTTGTTTCTGGGCAACAACACCATCAAGTTCACAGTGTG GTTACATGGAGTGTTGGAGAAGCTGAGGTCTGCTGCAGTCG AGCCCACGTCTCTTCGGCCTAAGACACTACACTCCGACACCGGCACGTCGACGCGTGATGACCGGAGAGGGGAGGAGTCCCGAGCCCTCACCGTGTCCAGCTCACGCACCGATAAGCTAGAGGGACGTGTATCTAGCTCCGCCCATGAACACCACAGCAG GAGAGGTTCCTCTGATAGATCATCCTCAAGACTGACCTCTGCGGTGAAGCCCCTTCTTGAACCTGCTTCAGCTGAGGCGGTCATCGACATCAAACCTGACCTGGATGATGACCTCATTACAGAAGACCCCACGGAGCCAGGCATGACTGCTGGACACCTCCGTTCTTTATCAAGTCGTTCTGCGAATGAGAGGTCACTACAGGCTGTCGGGTCATCTGCTCGGGGTTCTGGTAGAGGTCCGGACAACTACAGGTCATCGAATGTCCCAAGGGCTCAGGAACGATTGAGCTCTTCCTATGGACGTGGCTACAGGGAGGGCAGCAGCAAG GAGATGTCACGGAAACGAAAAGCTCCTGTGGCGAGCTCTGTGGTCCGGGTTCATAGGGGTCATGACAGAGGTCAGGAGAGCGATGACCTGGAAGACGAGGACGAAGAAGACGAGGAAGACTATGGCATTCCCAGCCGAGTGTCTCTCCCATCTAAACCAGAGCGCAA ACCCACTCTGCCTCCCGCCAAGCAGGCTAATAAGACCCTTATCCTAAAGGCCATCTCTGAGGCTCAGGAGTCCATCAGCAAGACCACTGCTGCCTACGCAA TTCCCCAGCGACAGACTGTTCCCGTAGCGCCACGGACTCGTTCAGCGAGCGATGAGATGAACAGAGCTGCAATCCGATTGGTCCAGGAGCACCTACATGCTCTTCTTCCCCAAGAGACACTGCACAGCCATCACAATG CACAGCCACGTTGTCTGGCCTCTCGGCTACAGCTGGAGCGTGCGGAGGAGCTGAGCAGAGAGCAGCCACCTGAACCGG AGCTACCGATGTTTGAGGCTACGAGAATGAAGGCTCTGGATACGCGCTCCTTCATCATGAGGAAGCCAGAGCTTGAACAGTCCTCACCAGTCAGGAGCAGAATAGAGCTCAGCGCTCAGGAAGAAGCCCCTCCCTCTGTTCCCCGCATGGTGCAGGCCAG aGAGAAAGTGGAGGCAGCTGGCTGCACCAGTCCAAAGTTCATTGTGACCCTGGATGGCGTTCCAAGTCCTCTGGCCAATCTGACTGACCAAGAGATGACTGACCCTGATGACACGTCCCCTAATAACACAACCTCTAACCTTTCAGCTGAGCGCAATCCTAAACCAGCAGTGCACCTCAATTTGAACTCTACCCTTTCACATAATG atggagagatggaggaattGGATGATATGGATATAGAGGAAGAGCCAGTTCAGGTAAAGCGTCAAAAAGTCCTGGAACGCTGCAAGTTTTGGCCAGCCTGCAAGAGTGGAGATGAGTGTGCATACCATCACCCTAAAGCTCAGTGCAA GACGTTTCCCAGCTGTGCATTTGGAGACAAGTGCCTGTTCATCCATCCAAACTGCAAATACGACGCCAAATGCTCGAAGCCAGACTGCCCCTACACACACGTCAGCCGCCGAGCACTCCGGCAGCCAGCCAGaccag TACCCGCTGTGCCCAGCAGCGTCTGCCGCTTCTTCCCCGACTGTAAGAAGGTGGACTGCACATTCTATCATCCTAAG CTGTGTCGGTTTTCCGCACACTGTAAACGTGCAGGATGCACCTTCTACCACCCAGCAGCGTCTGTACCCCCAAGACACGCCCTGAAGTGGACAAAAACACAGAAGAG TTGA